CAGGAGGAGCAGAAGGAGAGTCGTTCATTTGGTCTACCTGCTTTTGTGCCCACTCCAATACCTGTTTCCTAGAAAGATTCATTTCCTTCATGAGCGAGTCTATGCGTCCAAGGCTTTTGACGTTCTCGGAACGGACACCATTCCCTTTACGAACGGAATGGCGGATGTAGAGTCTTTCGTATTGTCTGTCTTTCAGTATATGTAGAAACATACAAGATCACCTCTATCAATATTATAACACAAAGCACACCACCACACTACATAAAAATACATAAATTTTGACAACAAAAAAAGATGGATATCCACCATCAATAAAGGGTTTATTCATTATCTTGTTAAATTACAACTGTAAAACTCCCGTATTACTACCCATGAGTACAATTGTTAATATTATTGTAAAAAATTTTTTCAACATAATAGTTTCCCCTTTCTTTCTTAAACAGTTGAAATAATAAAGAGAAAACTAAATGCCTGTCTTATACCTTGCAACACATAGATGATGAATAGTATGTTCTTTCATACAATGCGTTCCCCTTTCGCATTTCTTTTACAATTTCATCATACGAATTTCAAGCAAAATTGCAACATCTAACATTTTAGAGAAAATTTGATATAATATATTTGTTGATGACAACATACACACTTATGCCGAGATAGATTACTATCCCGGCAATTTCTTTATTCTTAAATGATCTTCGTGCAAAGTTTCAGTATTTCCTGGTTCTGTTTCAACTCATCATCCGCTTTTGTACGACACTTATGGAACATCTCCCATTTACCACCTTCCTCTTCCGGATGATATACACCTATACAGCCTATATGAGGATACTTTTTAAAGTAATCACTGTATTTGTCTAGGATCACCTTCTTCTTATCCATGCTCAATTTTCAGTGAAAGCTCCCTTTTAACGAAAGCTCCCTTTAATTGGGGTGCTTTTCCATTTACAGGTTTTGAATTTATATATTTTAAGCTATAATCTAAATAGATATTGGGCATTTTGACCGCACGAAAAGTATACTTTCAAATGAAATTTTTTTGAATTTCTCTTGAAAGCTCCCTTTGAATATAAAGAGATGGTGCTGTTAGGGTCTGATGCTAATGGAGGATAGGTGTTAGATCAACTGCCTTGGGTGAAATGGGATGAAGGCGGTTTAGTTCTAACACCTTTTCGTTTAGTACTAGTTTGGCAATGCTGTAGGGTGATTGGTAATTTAACTTCCTGCGTACATAATTATTTACCTGATTTGATACGAAATTGATGTCGTATTTTGTAAGGCTGTTCATACTGCATCCTTTTGGAATCTTCTCTCTGAAGTGCTCGTGGTTCTTTTCACATTTGCCTTTGTCATCAGAACGTCTAGGCCTTGCGAAATAGATACTGATGAGTTTTTCTCCCGTTTCAGGGTCTGTCTCAAGCGATAGTGGATCATGGAACTCAGTGCCATTATCGGTGAGTATGATAGTGAACGTATCTTTGAATAAGTCGATGCCTAAGAAACTTTTGATAGTATCAAATAGATACGTTACCTCAAACATATTCTTGTGTCGTAAGAGAAAATATAATTGAAGATTGGAACGTCTGTGTAACAGGCTCAGTACACACTTCTCATCGCTCCCTTTCTTCCCGATGATCGTATCCATTTCCCATACGTTTACATCCGGTCCTGCTGTTTCTAGGGCTGCTAGGAAGTTCTCGTATTTGCGTCCTTCGAGGAAATCGTAGTCAATCGATATAGGATGATGCCTTGAAGAACTGCGTTGCGTGTAGCGTACCTGACGTTTTAGGTCGATGTTTGAAATCCCGGGAATCTGGTGCTCACGAATGTATCTATATGCAGTAGAGGCGGATATATTCAGGTCGTTAGTATGGATAATCGTATCGATGGATTGCTTTTTAGGAATATTATTTTGAAATGCCTCCACGATAGATTTCATTTCTGCTTCGCTCTTGCGAGGTCCGGACCTCCATTCTAATTTGTCTTGCGTATATTTATCCTGTGCTATTCGTGCGATGTAGAAGTACTTGGGAAGATGACATTTATGTATGTCAGGACAACCTGAACAGACATAAGGGAATCGCTCTATTCTCTCGCAAACGGGATATGAGACGAAGTCATCACATAGCTCGTTGCAGTCCTTATGCTTACAAGACTTACAATCACCGCTTATGCAATATGTGCATAAGCGATGTTTCTTACAAGAATCTTGCCGTCCACATTTGTTCGTCTTATTCGAGTGGACACGTACGACCCTGTGTGCTCTGATTTCTTCACGTACGCATTTCTGTGAATGATTGATAGAGAGTGCTATCTGTTTGAGTTTGATGTCGGAATGATTCAATAGAACTTCTATAGATTTACGTTCTTCTAAAGATAGATGTTTATAACCGCTGGCAACCATATGATTGCCTCCTTTCTTGAACTGCCAGCACCATCTCTAAAGACATCATATTAAAAAAGGGAACCTTCACCAATAATAAAATCAAAAGAGGAACTTTCAAAAATAATTGAGGTTATCTTAGAATTTACGATTTTTTCAAGATTTCAACTATATAATTGGACTTTTTTTACAGTTAGCGTGATAATTTTAATGTTCAAGGAGGATTTAACTATGTCATTTATTGACGGAATCAAAGAAAGAGCTAAACAAGATATAAAAACAATTGTATTACCAGAATCAGAAGATGAAAGAACACTTCGTGCAGCTGCTAAGATCTTAGAAGAAAAGACAGCAAATCTCATCTTAATTGGTGAAGAAGCAACGATCAAAGCAGATGCAGAGAAATATGGCGTTAACATTGATGGTGCAACTATCATTAATCCAGAAACTTCCGATAAATTAGAAGAATACGTAAGCACATTATATGAATTACGTAAGGCTAAGGGCATGACTCCTGAAGCTGCTCGTGAAGCATTATTAAAAGACCGCACAACGTTCGGTGTCATGGTATTAAAGACAGGAGGTGCTGATGGTCTTGTATCAGGTGCTTGCCACTCTACAGCCAATACATTACGCCCAGCATTACAGATTTTACGTACAGCACCAGGTGCAAAGTTAGTTTCAGGCTTCTTCATTATGGATGTTCCAAATTGTGAATTTGGTTATAACGGAACATTCGCATTCGCAGACTGTGGTCTAAACCAAGATCCAGACAGTGAAAGCTTAGCAGCTATCGCTAACGATACAGCAAATACATTCAGAACTCTTGTAGGTGCTGAACCAAAGGTTGCTTTCCTATCTCACTCTACAAAGGGAAGTGCAAAGCATCCATTAGTAGATAAGGTTGTAAATGCGGTTGAAATCGCTCACCAACAATATCCAGATTTAGTATGTGATGGTGAATTACAGTTAGATGCAGCTATCGTTCCAAGCGTTGCAGCAAGCAAGGCTCCAGGTTCCCCTGTTGCAGGTCAAGCAAACGTATTAATTTTCCCTAACCTTGATGGCGGTAATATTGGTTACAAGTTAGTACAGCGTTTGGCAAAGGCTGAAGCATATGGACCAATGTTACAAGGTATTGCAAAGCCAGTTAACGATCTATCCCGTGGATGTTCTTGGGAAGACATCGTTGGTGTAGTAGCCTTAACAGCTGTACAAGCGCAAAACAGTAAGTAATAATTCAACGTATGCTTGCATATATAAGAAAATAGAGATATCCATGTAGATGTCTCTATTTTCTTATGTTTGATAATCATTATATGAATATCATTTTAATTTTGAACTGCATTTGCAGATACGATATATATCCCGTTAGGTATGCACTGTATCGGTAGTATGCTATCTGCATCTACCCAACCCATTTTTTCACAATTATGGTTTGGACAATCAACTTTACTTACATGCCATTTCCCATCTTTCACTTCTATTGTTAAATCTCCCACATTACCCTTAACCGTATATGTAGCGTCAACACCCGAATCGAACTACTGCACAATTTCTCCACGGTATACAACTACTAGCCATTCACCTTTTGCCTGTTCATTCGGAGCTCCGTTAAGTGAATTATTTGTTCTATTGAACATTGTAGGAATAAATTTGAAAACTAGAATTAGCACAATAGATAATGTGGTAATTATTCCAAGTGCAATATATTCTCTTTTTTTTATATTTGCTCCCTTTAATATAAACGATATAGGCTTTTTATTTCTTATCCCAAGGAAGTAAGTTATCTCCCTTTACAAGATATGCATTCTCAGCGATTCTTGCAAGTGGTGTATCAGAGTAAGAATCGGAATAGAAGTTTTCAATCTTTGTATCGTTAAATACTTCACGATAGCGACGTACCTTCTCTTCCCCATGGCAGTTTAGTCCATTGTATTCACCTGTATGCATATCAACGACACTTGCCATGCATGTTTTGATGCCAACCTTCTTACAGAAGGCTTGAATTAAAAATTCTGGAGAAGCAGAAATAACTACATCATCTTCCTTCTGTGCTTCTTTATACCAATTCTTTACATGATCCAGATGACTGCTTGTATAGTCTTCGACTACTTTTTCCATATCATCTACATAGCGAAACATGCGATATAGATTTGATTTAAAAGTAAGCTTCGGTACAATGTGTAGCACATATAAAAGTCCAAACCAAATTGTACGTGGTAAATTGATTAAAGTTTTAGGGCGATGTAGCCAAAGATATTTCACAAAACCTACTGTAGAATCACCACGGTAGATTGTATCATCCCAATCGTAAACGTTCATTGTTCAGTCTCCATTCTGATTGCTTTTACAAGATAAGATATCTTGTTATAAATTGCAAGCCCTCAAAAAAAGATAGCCAACGCTATCTTTTAATATTGACCCATTGCTGGAGGTACTGGTACATCCTTTTCAGGAAGCTTTGCAATTGCAGCTTCTGTTGTGATAAATAAGCCCGAGATACTTGCTGCGTTTAATAATGCGGAGCGAGTTACCTTAGTAGGATCAATGATCCCTGCTTCATACATATCAACCCATTCACCAGTCTTCGCATTGAAACCGTAGTTTTCTTTTGCGGATAACTGTTGTTCATAGATCTCATTACCATCAAAGCCTGCATTTTCAGCTATCTGCATGATTGGCATCTTGAGTGCATCTAATACAACATTAATACCGCGTTGTACATCCACAACATCTGACTTTAATGCAGTACGTACATCTTTATACGCTTGTACTAAGGCAAGTCCACCACCAGTGACAACACCTTCTTCAACGGCAGCCTTTGTTGCGTTAAGTGCATCTTCGATACGTAGCTTCTTTTCCTTGAGTTCTGTTTCTGTTGTTGCACCAACCTTAATCAAGGCAACACCATTTGTGAGTTTTCCTAATCTTTCTGCCAGTCTCTTCTTGTCATAGTCAGACTTTGCATTTTCGATAGTTGCTTTAATTTCAGAAGCACGTTTTGCAACTGTAGCACTATCTCCTGCACCATCAATAATTGTTGTCTTATCTTTGCTTACTACTACTTTCTTAGCAGAGCCTAAATCATTCATTGTCATATCTGCCAAGTTCATATTCAAGTCCTTCGCATAGAAGTTTGCGCCTGTTAGGACTGCGATATCTGCTAATTGATTCTTTGCGTCATCGCCAAAGCCTGGAGCCTTTGTCGCTACGACATTGAATGTACCACGTAACTTATTGATGATTAATGTACTCATCACTTCATTATCGTAGTCATCTGCAATAAGAAGTAACGGTTTATTGATTTTAACAACTTCTTCTAAGACTGGTAGGATTTCTTGGATTGTATTAATCTTTTGATCCGTTACCAAGATATACGGACTATCCATTGACACTTCCATCTTGTCACGGTCGCTTACCATATATGGGGAAACATATCCCTTGTCATACTGCATACCTTCTGTCATCTCTAAGATCGTCTCGAAGGAGCGTGATTCATCCACGTTGATAACACCATCATTACCAACCCTTACCATCGCTTCTGCAATAATCTTACCAATCTCTTCAGAACCTGATGAAATAGTAGCGATATTCTTTACATCATCGTTGGTTGTGACTTGGTGAGAGTTCTTTAATAAAGCATCTGCTACAACATGTGCTGCCTTTTCAATTCCCTCACGCATGAGTACAGGGTTAGCACCCTTTTCAACTGCTTTAAGACCGGCTGTAATCATTGATTGGGTCAAAATAGTAGCAGTTGTTGTACCATCACCTGCTAATTCATTTGTATTATTTGCTGCTTCATATACTAGCTTAGCACCCATGTTTTCAAACTTATCTTCAAGTTCTACTTCCTTAGCAATGGTTACACCATCATTTGTGATAACTGGAGAGCCAAATGATTTCTCCAACACAACATTTCTGCCCTTTGGGCCTAAAGTTACCTTAACTGCATCTGCTAATTTATTCACACCATCCAACATAAGCTGGCGTGCATCTTTACTATACTTAATTTCTTTTGCCATGATTATCCCTTCCTTCTACTTTATTCAACTATTGCAAGAATATTCTCTGCTTCAATCAACAAATATTCTTTCTGATTTTCTTTGATTTCTGTGCCGGAATATTTCTTATATACAACCTTTTGTCCAACCTTTAATTCCACTGGAATGACTGCACCATTTTCTGTCTTACCTGGACCTACAGCAACAACGATTCCCTTTCCTGGTTCTTCTTTTGGTTGTTCTGTCAAAATAATACCGCTCTTTGTTTTTTCTTCTTCTTTTGCTTTTTCTAAGACTACATAATCACGTAATGGTTTCAACATGTTTATTCCTCCTTTTTAGCACTCTAATACTTATTCTGCTAACACAGTCTATTCTATGCACTTTCTATCACTCTGTCAATAAGAGTGATAATACAAATATTTTTCTAGTATAATAGAAACGGAGTATCTATTATGCAAAAACTGAGTTTATTATTCTTTTCAAATAGTGAGTTTCTGACACTACTATGTTTAACGCTATTGATATTAGGTATCGGTTATTTTCTATATCATCTAAAATTCTTTAAAGCCGAGAAGCATCACTACCTTTTATCGCTGACCTTACTAACAATCATTTATGCTGTGATTTCTTTTTGGCAACTTGGTTCAACTACTTTCCCAACAACCACATGGCAACCAGCTGTAGAAAAACAAGAGATTGTTTTAAACTTTGGAAAAATCGAGAAGTTTGATGCAATCTATACAATTTATGGCGAAGGAGATAACAACTCTAACCCACAATCCTATCAAATTGGTACCCAAGATATTCATCTCTTCGGTTCTAACGATCTACAACAATGGCAGGAAATAACGGTCCTGAAACAAGGAAATATCTACACCTATAGTATTCAAGAGGGATACTGGGAATATCAGTATATTAAGCTTGTAACCACCAATAAAAATAACAGTTTAACTGAAATTGGTTTTCGAAATCTTGCCCACTCTAATTTTCTGCCCGTCACTATTTTGCAAGACGAATATAAAAATACCAAGTATCCTGCAAAGATGTTGATTGATGAACAGGATAAACTAGTTCTATCACCAACCTACTATGACCAAGCATACTTTGATGAAATTTACCACGTGCGTAATGCATGGGAAATTGCAAATAAGCAATACATGTATGCTAGTGTCCACCCACTATTAGGAACAAATATCATTGCCCTATCCATACATCTATTTGGTATGCATCCGTTTGCTTGGCGTTTACCAGGCGCGATTGCGTCTGTACTAATGTTGCCTGTGCTCTACGGTATCTTAAAACACTTATTGAAACGTGATTATCTATCCTTAATTGGCTCGTTCTTGCTCGCTGCAGATTTCATGCATATTACAACAGCACGTATCGCTACATTAGAGCCATTTAGTATCCTGTTTATACTCTGCTCATTCTATTGGATGTTGAAGTACTGTAGGTCCAACTTCTATACTTTGCCAATGCGGAAAGGTATCCTCTATTTATTTTTATCTGGAATCTTTATGGGACTATCTATTGCAACCAAATGGACTGGTTGCTATGCTGCAATCGGTTTAGCCATCATGTTATTTACAAACTGGATTCAGCGTTTTCTTGAGTATAAGAAAGATAAAGAAACACATCAACAGTTCTTCAAAATACTACTTACAACGATGTTGTCATGCATTCTCTTTTTTATCATCATTCCTATCGTAATCTACTGTATTTCATATATCCCAGATAAGATTTTCCGTAATGAACCGTGGACTATCGCAAATGTTTGGAAACAA
This genomic window from Solobacterium moorei contains:
- a CDS encoding IS30 family transposase; protein product: MVASGYKHLSLEERKSIEVLLNHSDIKLKQIALSINHSQKCVREEIRAHRVVRVHSNKTNKCGRQDSCKKHRLCTYCISGDCKSCKHKDCNELCDDFVSYPVCERIERFPYVCSGCPDIHKCHLPKYFYIARIAQDKYTQDKLEWRSGPRKSEAEMKSIVEAFQNNIPKKQSIDTIIHTNDLNISASTAYRYIREHQIPGISNIDLKRQVRYTQRSSSRHHPISIDYDFLEGRKYENFLAALETAGPDVNVWEMDTIIGKKGSDEKCVLSLLHRRSNLQLYFLLRHKNMFEVTYLFDTIKSFLGIDLFKDTFTIILTDNGTEFHDPLSLETDPETGEKLISIYFARPRRSDDKGKCEKNHEHFREKIPKGCSMNSLTKYDINFVSNQVNNYVRRKLNYQSPYSIAKLVLNEKVLELNRLHPISPKAVDLTPILH
- the pta gene encoding phosphate acetyltransferase, giving the protein MSFIDGIKERAKQDIKTIVLPESEDERTLRAAAKILEEKTANLILIGEEATIKADAEKYGVNIDGATIINPETSDKLEEYVSTLYELRKAKGMTPEAAREALLKDRTTFGVMVLKTGGADGLVSGACHSTANTLRPALQILRTAPGAKLVSGFFIMDVPNCEFGYNGTFAFADCGLNQDPDSESLAAIANDTANTFRTLVGAEPKVAFLSHSTKGSAKHPLVDKVVNAVEIAHQQYPDLVCDGELQLDAAIVPSVAASKAPGSPVAGQANVLIFPNLDGGNIGYKLVQRLAKAEAYGPMLQGIAKPVNDLSRGCSWEDIVGVVALTAVQAQNSK
- a CDS encoding haloacid dehalogenase-like hydrolase, translated to MNVYDWDDTIYRGDSTVGFVKYLWLHRPKTLINLPRTIWFGLLYVLHIVPKLTFKSNLYRMFRYVDDMEKVVEDYTSSHLDHVKNWYKEAQKEDDVVISASPEFLIQAFCKKVGIKTCMASVVDMHTGEYNGLNCHGEEKVRRYREVFNDTKIENFYSDSYSDTPLARIAENAYLVKGDNLLPWDKK
- the groL gene encoding chaperonin GroEL (60 kDa chaperone family; promotes refolding of misfolded polypeptides especially under stressful conditions; forms two stacked rings of heptamers to form a barrel-shaped 14mer; ends can be capped by GroES; misfolded proteins enter the barrel where they are refolded when GroES binds); this encodes MAKEIKYSKDARQLMLDGVNKLADAVKVTLGPKGRNVVLEKSFGSPVITNDGVTIAKEVELEDKFENMGAKLVYEAANNTNELAGDGTTTATILTQSMITAGLKAVEKGANPVLMREGIEKAAHVVADALLKNSHQVTTNDDVKNIATISSGSEEIGKIIAEAMVRVGNDGVINVDESRSFETILEMTEGMQYDKGYVSPYMVSDRDKMEVSMDSPYILVTDQKINTIQEILPVLEEVVKINKPLLLIADDYDNEVMSTLIINKLRGTFNVVATKAPGFGDDAKNQLADIAVLTGANFYAKDLNMNLADMTMNDLGSAKKVVVSKDKTTIIDGAGDSATVAKRASEIKATIENAKSDYDKKRLAERLGKLTNGVALIKVGATTETELKEKKLRIEDALNATKAAVEEGVVTGGGLALVQAYKDVRTALKSDVVDVQRGINVVLDALKMPIMQIAENAGFDGNEIYEQQLSAKENYGFNAKTGEWVDMYEAGIIDPTKVTRSALLNAASISGLFITTEAAIAKLPEKDVPVPPAMGQY
- a CDS encoding co-chaperone GroES; its protein translation is MLKPLRDYVVLEKAKEEEKTKSGIILTEQPKEEPGKGIVVAVGPGKTENGAVIPVELKVGQKVVYKKYSGTEIKENQKEYLLIEAENILAIVE
- a CDS encoding discoidin domain-containing protein; this encodes MQKLSLLFFSNSEFLTLLCLTLLILGIGYFLYHLKFFKAEKHHYLLSLTLLTIIYAVISFWQLGSTTFPTTTWQPAVEKQEIVLNFGKIEKFDAIYTIYGEGDNNSNPQSYQIGTQDIHLFGSNDLQQWQEITVLKQGNIYTYSIQEGYWEYQYIKLVTTNKNNSLTEIGFRNLAHSNFLPVTILQDEYKNTKYPAKMLIDEQDKLVLSPTYYDQAYFDEIYHVRNAWEIANKQYMYASVHPLLGTNIIALSIHLFGMHPFAWRLPGAIASVLMLPVLYGILKHLLKRDYLSLIGSFLLAADFMHITTARIATLEPFSILFILCSFYWMLKYCRSNFYTLPMRKGILYLFLSGIFMGLSIATKWTGCYAAIGLAIMLFTNWIQRFLEYKKDKETHQQFFKILLTTMLSCILFFIIIPIVIYCISYIPDKIFRNEPWTIANVWKQAQQMYHYHVNLNATHPYQSTWFQWILDLRPMWYYVGIKGNVFHTISCFSNPLLTWIGLPAILFTTYRALCKKDIVGWYIVVGYFSGLLPWIIYVQRIVFAYHFYPTSLFTIIAIVYCINLLNNRKMSIVVPAYLAAYLALFILFLPVITGFGTSQQFARFLAWLPGWYFG